The proteins below come from a single Agromyces flavus genomic window:
- a CDS encoding S8 family peptidase — MPRRTTTPDPRRRRPIVAALGGLAIGIAGVGAALPAAADPAGGDGGAPAAPSVAAPAAPTGQHRVTLITGDRVTVTDLADGMHAVAVEPAAPGAGFRTVTAGDEVSIIPAAAEAYLAAGVVDPDLFNITRLIEYGYDDASVDATPVILELEAAPTSRRAEPAPAPALPELPGVAVGTPLESIGAAAASASHSDAAATWSALTGAAPDDAAGPRTFGPGPDPAAVKLGGGIAAIHLDGKVQATLDSSVPWIGAPEAWADGFTGAGVTVAVLDTGYDDTHPDLAGRVLPESASFVPDEEVAWDPNGHGTHVASTIAGTGAASGGAHRGVADGANLLVGKVLDQSGYGQDSWIIDAMEWAANRAPIVSMSLGSMQASDGEDLMAQALDDLAEQTGTLFVVAAGNSGAPETIGSPGSAEHALTVGSVDDPDGSLSWFSSQGPLVRTGTLKPDLAGPGNDVTAARSADRAGDGAYLAMSGTSMATPHVAGAAAIVKQQHPEYTAAQLRAALLSSATDVGLTPYQVGAGVLDVADAVDAAVVASSSGDFGMLAWGEEPTPVERTIEYANRTDSEVTIEFEAALADTTPGVEDPLSDDAAGEAFALGDDTLTIPAGETRAVTLTADPAKVPAGRQLSGALVASIDGEPVARTALGVIAEGERYDLTITATDFDGEPVETYGVLYNHDTQAYDLIGVAGETTLRLPAGRYSVMTVLELDREADTVADVLVGDPDLVLDGDASVAFDAREAEPVTVDVGEDGLEATVRRMDVTADGFETGVLAPVWTDELWAEPMTAPHVEAFDFVTRWRLQEPRLDLKAGKEQLDVIPQAGSMRFDGDLKVRAVAAGTGSAAEFAAIDAAGKVAVVTRSDAVSPSERAVNALAAGATMLLVANDADGELSEWVGADDGSDVAIPVATMSGVQGRRVFDALGSAKGGMTISGTGVADAHEIWDIARYDADAIPADLHYAPSDLARIDTWYRGEAGDRLAEFRWDLAPNGAYGFGFPMNAVRGIERTEWVNTDVDWYQDATVLDVGWQVRDVPRSYEPGEHVETSYFGPIVRPYVGEGYFAPYRSADWMQVNLPSWADGGDARHTGAFDVFAGHPGVSQNTDFYLDGELLKSGPFQGVNVWDLPDGDAEVRVVNTATHDGSALASSTKTLSEWTFTTSGSRDDWSFQFQPMIQTVYDIETDAAGMAGVGRKKGEAVPLSLELGHVAGAVGSGAMTEATLEVRVSGTDWKPVPLELLSADDSGPGEAPGGIFAEGRAWVSGYEASLPVPDAGAWLDLRVTATDAAGNTFSQEIERAVQVAPVNHGAVKGGPTPLT; from the coding sequence ATGCCACGACGCACCACCACTCCCGATCCACGACGCAGACGTCCGATCGTCGCCGCCCTCGGCGGCCTGGCGATCGGCATCGCCGGCGTCGGCGCCGCCCTCCCCGCAGCCGCCGACCCGGCCGGCGGCGACGGCGGCGCCCCTGCAGCGCCATCCGTCGCCGCCCCCGCCGCGCCGACCGGCCAGCATCGCGTGACCCTCATCACCGGCGATCGCGTCACCGTGACCGACCTGGCGGACGGCATGCACGCCGTCGCGGTCGAACCGGCGGCGCCCGGCGCGGGCTTCCGCACCGTCACCGCCGGCGACGAGGTCAGCATCATCCCCGCCGCAGCGGAGGCGTACCTGGCCGCGGGCGTCGTCGACCCCGACCTGTTCAACATCACGCGGCTCATCGAGTACGGCTACGACGACGCCTCGGTCGACGCGACACCCGTGATCCTCGAGCTGGAGGCGGCGCCGACGTCGCGTCGAGCCGAACCCGCGCCCGCGCCGGCCCTGCCCGAGCTTCCCGGCGTCGCCGTCGGCACGCCGCTCGAGAGCATCGGCGCGGCCGCCGCGTCCGCGTCGCACTCGGATGCCGCGGCGACCTGGTCCGCGCTCACCGGCGCAGCGCCCGACGATGCCGCCGGCCCGCGCACGTTCGGCCCCGGCCCCGACCCGGCCGCCGTGAAGCTCGGCGGGGGCATCGCGGCCATCCACCTCGACGGAAAGGTGCAGGCGACGCTCGACTCGAGCGTGCCGTGGATCGGCGCGCCCGAGGCCTGGGCCGACGGGTTCACGGGCGCCGGCGTGACCGTCGCGGTGCTCGACACCGGCTACGACGACACGCACCCCGACCTCGCGGGACGGGTGCTGCCGGAGTCGGCGAGCTTCGTGCCCGACGAGGAGGTCGCCTGGGACCCGAACGGGCACGGCACGCACGTCGCCTCGACGATCGCCGGCACCGGCGCGGCGAGCGGCGGCGCGCACCGCGGCGTGGCCGACGGTGCGAACCTGCTCGTGGGCAAGGTGCTCGACCAGTCGGGATACGGGCAGGACTCGTGGATCATCGACGCGATGGAGTGGGCGGCGAACCGCGCGCCGATCGTGTCGATGAGCCTCGGCTCGATGCAGGCCTCCGACGGCGAGGACCTCATGGCGCAGGCGCTCGACGACTTGGCCGAGCAGACCGGCACGCTCTTCGTCGTCGCGGCCGGCAACTCGGGCGCGCCGGAGACGATCGGGTCGCCAGGCTCCGCCGAGCACGCGCTCACCGTCGGATCGGTCGACGACCCCGACGGCTCGCTGTCGTGGTTCTCGAGCCAGGGTCCGCTCGTGCGGACGGGCACCCTGAAGCCCGATCTCGCCGGGCCGGGCAACGACGTCACCGCCGCTCGCTCGGCCGACCGCGCGGGCGACGGTGCATACCTCGCGATGAGCGGCACCTCGATGGCGACGCCGCACGTCGCGGGCGCTGCGGCGATCGTCAAGCAGCAGCACCCGGAGTACACCGCGGCGCAGCTGCGGGCCGCGCTGCTCAGCTCGGCCACCGACGTGGGGCTCACGCCGTACCAGGTCGGCGCCGGGGTGCTGGATGTCGCGGACGCCGTCGACGCGGCGGTCGTGGCATCCAGCTCGGGTGACTTCGGCATGCTCGCCTGGGGCGAGGAGCCGACGCCCGTCGAGCGCACGATCGAGTACGCCAACCGCACCGACAGCGAGGTCACGATCGAGTTCGAGGCGGCGCTGGCCGACACCACGCCCGGCGTCGAGGATCCGCTGTCGGACGATGCGGCCGGCGAGGCGTTCGCGCTCGGCGACGACACGCTCACCATCCCCGCGGGCGAGACCCGCGCGGTGACGCTCACCGCCGATCCCGCGAAGGTTCCCGCCGGGCGTCAGCTCTCAGGCGCGCTGGTGGCCTCGATCGACGGTGAGCCGGTCGCCCGCACCGCGCTCGGCGTCATCGCCGAGGGCGAGCGGTACGACCTCACGATCACCGCCACCGACTTCGACGGCGAGCCCGTCGAGACGTACGGCGTGCTCTACAACCACGACACCCAGGCGTACGACCTCATCGGCGTCGCGGGGGAGACCACCCTGCGGCTGCCCGCCGGGCGCTACTCGGTCATGACCGTGCTCGAGCTCGACCGCGAGGCCGACACCGTGGCCGACGTGCTCGTGGGCGACCCCGACCTCGTGCTCGATGGCGACGCGTCGGTCGCCTTCGACGCACGCGAGGCCGAGCCGGTTACCGTCGACGTCGGCGAGGACGGCCTCGAGGCGACCGTCCGCCGGATGGACGTCACCGCCGACGGCTTCGAAACCGGAGTGCTCGCCCCGGTGTGGACCGACGAGCTCTGGGCGGAGCCCATGACCGCTCCCCACGTCGAGGCGTTCGACTTCGTGACGCGCTGGCGCCTGCAGGAGCCGCGCCTGGATCTGAAGGCCGGGAAGGAGCAGCTCGACGTCATCCCGCAGGCCGGGTCGATGCGGTTCGACGGCGACCTCAAGGTGCGGGCGGTCGCCGCCGGCACTGGCAGCGCCGCCGAGTTCGCCGCGATCGACGCGGCCGGCAAGGTCGCCGTGGTCACGCGCTCCGACGCCGTCTCGCCGTCCGAGCGCGCGGTCAACGCGCTCGCCGCCGGCGCCACCATGCTGCTCGTGGCCAACGACGCCGACGGCGAGCTCAGTGAGTGGGTCGGCGCCGACGACGGCTCCGACGTCGCCATCCCGGTCGCCACGATGAGCGGCGTGCAGGGACGCCGGGTCTTCGACGCCCTCGGTTCCGCGAAGGGCGGCATGACGATCTCCGGTACGGGCGTCGCCGACGCCCACGAGATCTGGGACATCGCGCGCTACGACGCCGACGCCATCCCGGCGGACCTGCACTACGCGCCATCCGACCTCGCCCGCATCGACACCTGGTACCGCGGCGAGGCCGGCGACCGGCTCGCCGAGTTCCGCTGGGACCTCGCGCCGAACGGCGCGTACGGCTTCGGCTTCCCGATGAACGCGGTGCGCGGCATCGAGCGGACGGAGTGGGTCAATACCGACGTCGACTGGTACCAGGACGCGACGGTGCTCGATGTGGGCTGGCAGGTCCGTGACGTGCCCCGGTCGTACGAGCCCGGCGAGCACGTCGAGACGAGCTACTTCGGTCCGATCGTGCGTCCCTACGTCGGCGAGGGCTACTTCGCGCCGTACCGTTCGGCCGACTGGATGCAGGTCAACCTGCCGTCGTGGGCCGATGGCGGCGATGCCCGGCACACCGGAGCGTTCGACGTGTTCGCCGGCCACCCGGGTGTCTCGCAGAACACCGACTTCTACCTCGACGGCGAGCTGCTGAAGTCGGGGCCGTTCCAGGGCGTCAACGTCTGGGACCTGCCCGACGGCGATGCCGAGGTGCGGGTCGTCAACACGGCGACGCACGATGGCTCGGCGCTCGCGTCGTCGACGAAGACCCTGTCGGAGTGGACCTTCACGACGAGCGGGTCGCGCGACGACTGGTCGTTCCAGTTCCAGCCCATGATTCAGACGGTGTACGACATCGAGACGGATGCCGCGGGCATGGCCGGCGTGGGACGCAAGAAGGGTGAGGCGGTGCCGCTCTCGCTCGAGCTCGGGCACGTCGCCGGCGCGGTCGGCTCGGGCGCCATGACAGAGGCCACGCTCGAGGTGCGCGTCTCGGGCACGGACTGGAAGCCCGTGCCGCTCGAGCTGCTGTCGGCCGACGACTCCGGCCCGGGCGAGGCGCCCGGCGGGATCTTCGCCGAGGGTCGAGCCTGGGTGAGCGGCTACGAGGCGTCGCTGCCGGTGCCCGACGCGGGCGCGTGGCTCGACCTGCGCGTGACCGCGACGGATGCCGCGGGCAATACGTTCTCGCAGGAGATCGAACGTGCCGTCCAGGTCGCGCCGGTGAACCACGGCGCCGTGAAGGGCGGCCCGACGCCCTTGACCTGA
- a CDS encoding NAD(P)H-binding protein, whose translation MTILVTAASGHLGRRVLDALLDRGAAPAEIVAGARDTSKLADVASRGIRVVELDYARPETIAPALGGVDSVLLISGTEFGSRVAQHRNVIEAAKAAGVAKLAYTSGPKAMTSELVLMPEHRGTEEVIAEVGVPAVILRNNWYTENYAQDVATAAATGTIAAATGAGRVASAPRRDFAEAAAVVLLEDGHVGNVYELGGDAPWTFAELAAAAAEVLGRDVAFVAQTPAERIASLTAVGLDEGTAGFVAAIDEGIARGDLAESDGTLSRLIGRPTTPLVEALRELVETERAAA comes from the coding sequence ATGACCATCCTCGTCACCGCCGCCTCCGGCCACCTCGGCCGACGCGTCCTCGACGCGCTGCTCGACCGCGGCGCCGCACCCGCCGAGATCGTCGCCGGCGCCCGCGACACGTCGAAGCTGGCGGATGTCGCGAGCCGCGGCATCCGCGTCGTCGAGCTCGACTACGCCCGCCCCGAGACCATCGCGCCCGCCCTCGGCGGCGTCGACTCGGTGCTGCTCATCTCCGGCACCGAGTTCGGCAGCCGTGTCGCCCAGCACCGCAACGTGATCGAGGCCGCGAAGGCGGCGGGCGTGGCGAAGCTCGCCTACACGAGCGGGCCCAAGGCCATGACGAGCGAACTCGTCCTCATGCCCGAGCACCGCGGCACCGAGGAGGTCATCGCCGAGGTCGGCGTCCCGGCGGTGATCCTTCGAAACAACTGGTACACCGAGAACTACGCGCAGGATGTCGCGACCGCTGCCGCCACGGGCACGATCGCCGCCGCGACGGGCGCCGGTCGGGTCGCCTCGGCACCGCGCCGCGACTTCGCCGAGGCCGCCGCCGTCGTGCTGCTCGAGGACGGCCACGTCGGCAACGTGTACGAACTCGGCGGCGACGCGCCGTGGACGTTCGCCGAGCTCGCCGCGGCAGCCGCCGAGGTACTCGGTCGCGACGTCGCCTTCGTCGCGCAGACCCCGGCCGAGCGCATCGCGTCGCTCACCGCCGTCGGCCTCGACGAGGGCACGGCCGGATTCGTCGCCGCCATCGACGAGGGCATCGCGCGCGGCGACCTCGCCGAGTCGGATGGCACGCTCTCGCGCCTCATCGGCCGTCCGACGACCCCACTCGTCGAGGCGCTGCGCGAGCTCGTGGAGACCGAGCGCGCCGCCGCCTGA
- a CDS encoding winged helix-turn-helix transcriptional regulator, with protein sequence MTVSLAQIRERSGEVFLEGCPTRVVLDHIMSKWGVLVLLALTDGTLRWGELRREVEGISEKMLASTLRTLEADGLVVRTSYPEVPPRVEYALTDLGRELMERMLPLVDWVAEHAGTITGRPA encoded by the coding sequence ATGACGGTAAGTCTCGCGCAGATCCGCGAGCGGTCCGGCGAGGTCTTCCTCGAGGGATGCCCGACCCGGGTCGTGCTCGACCACATCATGAGCAAGTGGGGCGTCCTCGTACTGCTCGCCCTGACCGACGGCACGCTGCGGTGGGGCGAGCTCCGCCGCGAGGTCGAGGGCATCAGCGAGAAGATGCTCGCCTCGACGCTGCGCACGCTCGAAGCCGACGGGCTCGTCGTGCGCACGTCCTACCCCGAGGTTCCGCCGCGCGTCGAGTACGCCCTCACCGACCTCGGGCGCGAGCTCATGGAGCGCATGCTGCCGCTCGTCGACTGGGTCGCCGAGCACGCCGGCACGATCACGGGCCGGCCGGCCTGA
- a CDS encoding nucleoside/nucleotide kinase family protein, giving the protein MDRPDPAAPRTAAALTALVDLARDELAAASGHRVLLGITGCPGAGKSTLATALVEAVNRTDGAGLAVHLPMDGFHLANATLDRLGLRDRKGAIETFDGWGFAGLLERVLAETEHTVYAPGFERSVDEPVAAEIAIEPSARIVVVEGNYLLVDDGPWERVGDLVDEAWFIEASEEERVRRLVERHTAFGRTPEAALAWAHEVDGTNALVIAPTVARADLVVSGTTWEVEIGA; this is encoded by the coding sequence ATGGACCGGCCCGACCCCGCGGCACCGCGCACGGCCGCGGCATTGACGGCACTCGTCGACCTCGCGCGCGACGAGCTCGCCGCGGCATCCGGTCATCGCGTGCTGCTGGGCATCACGGGCTGCCCAGGCGCGGGCAAGTCGACGCTCGCGACGGCGCTCGTCGAGGCCGTGAACCGAACGGATGGCGCGGGGCTCGCCGTGCACCTGCCCATGGACGGCTTCCACCTGGCCAACGCGACCCTCGACCGTCTGGGGCTTCGCGATCGCAAGGGCGCGATCGAGACGTTCGACGGTTGGGGCTTCGCCGGACTGCTCGAACGCGTCCTCGCCGAGACCGAGCACACCGTCTACGCGCCCGGCTTCGAGCGGTCGGTCGACGAGCCGGTCGCCGCCGAGATCGCGATCGAGCCGTCGGCGCGCATCGTGGTCGTCGAGGGCAACTACCTGCTCGTCGACGATGGGCCGTGGGAGCGGGTCGGCGACCTGGTCGACGAGGCGTGGTTCATCGAGGCGTCCGAGGAGGAACGCGTGCGCCGGCTCGTCGAGCGCCACACCGCGTTCGGGCGCACGCCCGAGGCGGCGCTCGCGTGGGCGCACGAGGTCGACGGCACGAACGCGCTCGTCATCGCGCCCACGGTCGCCCGCGCCGACCTCGTCGTGTCGGGCACGACGTGGGAGGTCGAGATCGGCGCCTGA
- a CDS encoding hemerythrin domain-containing protein has protein sequence MAATALPPSGDPPGSGGRGSSGTGPAAGAPKTCDARGMVEIHRMYRASFGEGPTLVRGVAEADDAHADVVGDHLAMISTSLHAHHEFEDENLWDTLDDRAPACAGHVERMKEQHAVMLVHLRELDAALPAWRASGRQADAARVLAALDGINAALAVHLPDEEANIVPVMETVLTQKEVDAASVHGRKATPKGKTWQQLGAILAAQPDGGDEWLRFHLPPPVRGVWRLIGRRKYLANRAQLTGTR, from the coding sequence ATGGCCGCCACCGCCTTGCCGCCCAGCGGAGACCCGCCCGGATCGGGTGGCCGGGGCTCGAGCGGCACCGGCCCCGCCGCCGGCGCCCCGAAGACCTGCGACGCGCGCGGCATGGTCGAGATCCACCGCATGTACCGCGCGTCGTTCGGCGAGGGGCCGACGCTCGTGCGCGGCGTGGCCGAGGCGGATGACGCGCACGCCGACGTGGTCGGCGACCACCTCGCGATGATCTCCACGAGCCTGCACGCGCACCACGAGTTCGAGGACGAAAACCTCTGGGACACGCTCGACGACCGCGCGCCCGCGTGCGCCGGCCATGTCGAGCGCATGAAGGAGCAGCACGCCGTGATGCTCGTGCACCTGCGCGAGCTCGACGCCGCGCTGCCTGCGTGGCGGGCGAGCGGTCGGCAGGCGGATGCCGCGAGGGTGCTGGCTGCGCTCGACGGCATCAACGCGGCGCTCGCCGTGCACCTGCCCGACGAGGAGGCCAACATCGTGCCCGTGATGGAGACGGTCCTCACCCAGAAGGAGGTCGACGCGGCATCCGTGCACGGCCGGAAGGCCACGCCGAAGGGCAAGACGTGGCAGCAGCTGGGCGCGATCCTCGCGGCGCAGCCCGATGGCGGGGACGAGTGGCTCCGCTTCCACCTGCCGCCGCCCGTACGCGGGGTCTGGCGGCTGATTGGCCGGCGCAAGTACCTCGCGAATCGCGCGCAGCTGACCGGCACGAGATGA
- a CDS encoding GyrI-like domain-containing protein has translation MAYDVQVTLVPRKDAAVVRTRTTFDEIPEFMRSAFERVASVLGPRGLLGDGPAIGRYTEMDPASGSLSVAGFIITSPIEPEGEVVPDELPEGEVASTVHLGPYATISEAYDAIAAAMALHGREIDESTMWEEYWSPPGMPDEQVKTVVFCPLKPAG, from the coding sequence ATGGCCTACGACGTGCAGGTGACCCTGGTGCCGCGGAAGGACGCGGCAGTCGTGCGGACGCGGACGACGTTCGACGAGATCCCGGAGTTCATGCGTTCCGCGTTCGAGCGCGTCGCGTCGGTCCTCGGGCCGCGCGGCCTCCTGGGCGACGGCCCCGCGATCGGCCGCTACACCGAGATGGACCCGGCGTCGGGCTCGTTGAGCGTCGCCGGATTCATCATCACGTCGCCGATCGAGCCCGAGGGCGAGGTCGTGCCCGACGAACTGCCCGAGGGCGAGGTCGCCAGCACCGTCCACCTCGGCCCCTACGCGACGATTTCCGAGGCCTACGACGCGATCGCCGCCGCGATGGCGCTGCACGGGCGCGAGATCGACGAGTCGACCATGTGGGAGGAGTACTGGAGCCCGCCGGGCATGCCCGACGAGCAGGTGAAGACCGTCGTGTTCTGCCCGCTGAAGCCCGCCGGCTGA